The following are from one region of the Magallana gigas chromosome 6, xbMagGiga1.1, whole genome shotgun sequence genome:
- the LOC105332646 gene encoding glucose dehydrogenase [FAD, quinone] isoform X2, whose product MGILKGSAIALIIAVLIIYFKKNFSNSSQDGIISLNSSYDYIIIGAGSAGCVLANRLSEDPDVSVLILEAGGSEQENPNISIPIASPTLPLSKQDWQFKSVPQKKACLALRDQRSSWPRGRVLGGTSSLNYLQYVRGSRHDYNGWFAEGCTGWSYKDVLPYFIKSENIKILELHNSDYHGREGYLSVSDGTATPLNKEVYARAMEELGYSTVDCNGKSQIGYCSSQETVQNGERSSTAKAYLRPVMGRNNLHVSMNSHVTKIIIKDKKALGVWFVRDNIKHEIMANKEVIVSAGAVNSPQILMLSGIGPKEHLESLEIPVVADLPVGKNLQDHIMTLLEFHDNTTRVATQPKLASPMNILKYLLFGTGALSKTHAEGTAFLGSDRSISPEIQLHFLTYSYHPEDTDVFLEFYNIDKKMKEGKKKEYQRKIDRNIETFTILSILLHPKSRGTISLKSADPFDPPIIDPNYLDHPDDIKTLINGIREVLKLGDTVTFKKIGASSQDPLELYAPQCESHTPNSDDYWICRIRHYTYTLYHPTSTCRMGSKDDPTAVVDPELRLRGIDNLRVVDASVMRNAISGNTNAPTIMIAEKAADMIRNINSVTSMREKTDKL is encoded by the exons ATGGGCATTCTGAAAGGATCAGCCATTGCTTTAATCATTGCAGtacttattatatattttaaaaagaactttTCTAATAGTTCTCAAGATGGTATCATTTCACTCAACTCATCGTATGATTATATCataa TAGGTGCAGGTTCTGCGGGGTGTGTACTGGCAAATAGACTTTCGGAAGATCCAGATGTCTCAGTCCTCATTTTAGAAGCTGGGGGCTCAGAACAGGAAAATCCAAACATCAGTATTCCGATTGCTTCACCTACACTACCTCTGTCTAAACAAGACTGGCAGTTCAAATCTGTACCACAAAAGAAAGCGTGTTTAGCCCTGCGTGATCAG AGGTCTTCTTGGCCACGAGGACGTGTTCTTGGAGGTACCAGTAGTCTAAATTACCTGCAGTATGTACGTGGCAGTCGTCATGACTATAACGGATGGTTCGCCGAGGGATGTACTGGTTGGAGTTACAAAGATGTTCTTccttatttcataaaatcagaaaatataaaaatacttgaACTCCATAATTCGg ACTATCATGGTAGAGAAGGATACCTGTCTGTCAGTGATGGAACTGCCACGCCCCTCAATAAAGAGGTCTATGCCCGAGCAATGGAAGAGCTTGGCTACTCAACGGTAGACTGCAACGGAAAATCACAGATAG GTTATTGTTCATCACAGGAAACAGTTCAGAATGGTGAGCGCAGTAGTACCGCCAAGGCATACCTCAGACCTGTCATGGGACGTAATAACCTTCATGTCTCTATGAATTCACATGTCaccaag ATTATTATAAAAGACAAAAAAGCCTTAGGTGTATGGTTTGTTCGCGACAACATAAAGCATGAGATAATGGCTAACAAAGAAGTTATCGTTTCCGCCGGAGCTGTTAACTCCCCCCAAATACTAATGCTTTCAGGAATTGGACCAAAAGAACACCTTGAATCATTAGAG ATTCCAGTTGTTGCTGATCTTCCGGTAGGGAAAAATTTGCAGGATCATATTATGACGTTATTAGAATTTCATGATAATACGACGCGAGTGGCTACCCAGCCCAAACTTGCATCGCCTATGAATATCCTGAAGTACTTATTATTTGGAACGG GTGCATTGAGTAAAACGCATGCTGAAGGAACAGCGTTTCTTGGGAGCGATAGAAGTATTTCTCCAGAAATCCAGCTTCATTTTCTCACCTATAGTTATCACCCAGAAGATACAGATGTGTTCTTAGAATTCtataacattgataaaaaa ATGAAAGAGGGCAAGAAAAAGGAGTACCAGCGAAAGATAGACAGAAACATAGAGACATTCACTATACTCTCGATTCTACTCCATCCTAAGAGTAGAGGTACGATAAGTCTTAAAAGTGCTGACCCCTTTGATCCACCGATCATTGACCCAAACTACCTTGACCATCCAGATGATATAAAAACGTTAATAAACG GGATACGAGAGGTATTGAAGTTGGGCGACACGgtaacttttaaaaagattggtgccTCTTCCCAGGATCCGCTGGAGTTGTATGCCCCGCAATGCGAAAGTCACACACCTAACTCCGACGATTACTGGATATGTAGAATTAGACACTACACTTATACACTGTATCATCCTACATCTACATGTAGAATGGGGTCTAAAGATGACCCGACGGCAGTAGTAGATCCAGAACTAAG ATTGAGAGGCATAGACAACCTACGCGTCGTTGATGCATCTGTCATGCGAAACGCAATATCTGGAAATACAAACGCTCCTACAATCATGATAGCGGAAAAGGCAGCTGACATGATAAGAAATATCAATAGTGTGACATCCATGAGAGAAAAAACTGATAAGTTGTGA
- the LOC105332646 gene encoding glucose dehydrogenase [FAD, quinone] isoform X3, with protein MDLDKKALTPAKSFKKCDMGILKGSAIALIIAVLIIYFKKNFSNSSQDGIISLNSSYDYIIIGAGSAGCVLANRLSEDPDVSVLILEAGGSEQENPNISIPIASPTLPLSKQDWQFKSVPQKKACLALRDQRSSWPRGRVLGGTSSLNYLQYVRGSRHDYNGWFAEGCTGWSYKDVLPYFIKSENIKILELHNSDYHGREGYLSVSDGTATPLNKEVYARAMEELGYSTVDCNGKSQIGYCSSQETVQNGERSSTAKAYLRPVMGRNNLHVSMNSHVTKIIIKDKKALGVWFVRDNIKHEIMANKEVIVSAGAVNSPQILMLSGIGPKEHLESLEMKEGKKKEYQRKIDRNIETFTILSILLHPKSRGTISLKSADPFDPPIIDPNYLDHPDDIKTLINGIREVLKLGDTVTFKKIGASSQDPLELYAPQCESHTPNSDDYWICRIRHYTYTLYHPTSTCRMGSKDDPTAVVDPELRLRGIDNLRVVDASVMRNAISGNTNAPTIMIAEKAADMIRNINSVTSMREKTDKL; from the exons ATGGATTTGGATAAGAAGGCATTAACTCCAGCGAAGAGCTTCAAG AAATGTGACATGGGCATTCTGAAAGGATCAGCCATTGCTTTAATCATTGCAGtacttattatatattttaaaaagaactttTCTAATAGTTCTCAAGATGGTATCATTTCACTCAACTCATCGTATGATTATATCataa TAGGTGCAGGTTCTGCGGGGTGTGTACTGGCAAATAGACTTTCGGAAGATCCAGATGTCTCAGTCCTCATTTTAGAAGCTGGGGGCTCAGAACAGGAAAATCCAAACATCAGTATTCCGATTGCTTCACCTACACTACCTCTGTCTAAACAAGACTGGCAGTTCAAATCTGTACCACAAAAGAAAGCGTGTTTAGCCCTGCGTGATCAG AGGTCTTCTTGGCCACGAGGACGTGTTCTTGGAGGTACCAGTAGTCTAAATTACCTGCAGTATGTACGTGGCAGTCGTCATGACTATAACGGATGGTTCGCCGAGGGATGTACTGGTTGGAGTTACAAAGATGTTCTTccttatttcataaaatcagaaaatataaaaatacttgaACTCCATAATTCGg ACTATCATGGTAGAGAAGGATACCTGTCTGTCAGTGATGGAACTGCCACGCCCCTCAATAAAGAGGTCTATGCCCGAGCAATGGAAGAGCTTGGCTACTCAACGGTAGACTGCAACGGAAAATCACAGATAG GTTATTGTTCATCACAGGAAACAGTTCAGAATGGTGAGCGCAGTAGTACCGCCAAGGCATACCTCAGACCTGTCATGGGACGTAATAACCTTCATGTCTCTATGAATTCACATGTCaccaag ATTATTATAAAAGACAAAAAAGCCTTAGGTGTATGGTTTGTTCGCGACAACATAAAGCATGAGATAATGGCTAACAAAGAAGTTATCGTTTCCGCCGGAGCTGTTAACTCCCCCCAAATACTAATGCTTTCAGGAATTGGACCAAAAGAACACCTTGAATCATTAGAG ATGAAAGAGGGCAAGAAAAAGGAGTACCAGCGAAAGATAGACAGAAACATAGAGACATTCACTATACTCTCGATTCTACTCCATCCTAAGAGTAGAGGTACGATAAGTCTTAAAAGTGCTGACCCCTTTGATCCACCGATCATTGACCCAAACTACCTTGACCATCCAGATGATATAAAAACGTTAATAAACG GGATACGAGAGGTATTGAAGTTGGGCGACACGgtaacttttaaaaagattggtgccTCTTCCCAGGATCCGCTGGAGTTGTATGCCCCGCAATGCGAAAGTCACACACCTAACTCCGACGATTACTGGATATGTAGAATTAGACACTACACTTATACACTGTATCATCCTACATCTACATGTAGAATGGGGTCTAAAGATGACCCGACGGCAGTAGTAGATCCAGAACTAAG ATTGAGAGGCATAGACAACCTACGCGTCGTTGATGCATCTGTCATGCGAAACGCAATATCTGGAAATACAAACGCTCCTACAATCATGATAGCGGAAAAGGCAGCTGACATGATAAGAAATATCAATAGTGTGACATCCATGAGAGAAAAAACTGATAAGTTGTGA
- the LOC105332646 gene encoding alcohol dehydrogenase [acceptor] isoform X1 has product MDLDKKALTPAKSFKKCDMGILKGSAIALIIAVLIIYFKKNFSNSSQDGIISLNSSYDYIIIGAGSAGCVLANRLSEDPDVSVLILEAGGSEQENPNISIPIASPTLPLSKQDWQFKSVPQKKACLALRDQRSSWPRGRVLGGTSSLNYLQYVRGSRHDYNGWFAEGCTGWSYKDVLPYFIKSENIKILELHNSDYHGREGYLSVSDGTATPLNKEVYARAMEELGYSTVDCNGKSQIGYCSSQETVQNGERSSTAKAYLRPVMGRNNLHVSMNSHVTKIIIKDKKALGVWFVRDNIKHEIMANKEVIVSAGAVNSPQILMLSGIGPKEHLESLEIPVVADLPVGKNLQDHIMTLLEFHDNTTRVATQPKLASPMNILKYLLFGTGALSKTHAEGTAFLGSDRSISPEIQLHFLTYSYHPEDTDVFLEFYNIDKKMKEGKKKEYQRKIDRNIETFTILSILLHPKSRGTISLKSADPFDPPIIDPNYLDHPDDIKTLINGIREVLKLGDTVTFKKIGASSQDPLELYAPQCESHTPNSDDYWICRIRHYTYTLYHPTSTCRMGSKDDPTAVVDPELRLRGIDNLRVVDASVMRNAISGNTNAPTIMIAEKAADMIRNINSVTSMREKTDKL; this is encoded by the exons ATGGATTTGGATAAGAAGGCATTAACTCCAGCGAAGAGCTTCAAG AAATGTGACATGGGCATTCTGAAAGGATCAGCCATTGCTTTAATCATTGCAGtacttattatatattttaaaaagaactttTCTAATAGTTCTCAAGATGGTATCATTTCACTCAACTCATCGTATGATTATATCataa TAGGTGCAGGTTCTGCGGGGTGTGTACTGGCAAATAGACTTTCGGAAGATCCAGATGTCTCAGTCCTCATTTTAGAAGCTGGGGGCTCAGAACAGGAAAATCCAAACATCAGTATTCCGATTGCTTCACCTACACTACCTCTGTCTAAACAAGACTGGCAGTTCAAATCTGTACCACAAAAGAAAGCGTGTTTAGCCCTGCGTGATCAG AGGTCTTCTTGGCCACGAGGACGTGTTCTTGGAGGTACCAGTAGTCTAAATTACCTGCAGTATGTACGTGGCAGTCGTCATGACTATAACGGATGGTTCGCCGAGGGATGTACTGGTTGGAGTTACAAAGATGTTCTTccttatttcataaaatcagaaaatataaaaatacttgaACTCCATAATTCGg ACTATCATGGTAGAGAAGGATACCTGTCTGTCAGTGATGGAACTGCCACGCCCCTCAATAAAGAGGTCTATGCCCGAGCAATGGAAGAGCTTGGCTACTCAACGGTAGACTGCAACGGAAAATCACAGATAG GTTATTGTTCATCACAGGAAACAGTTCAGAATGGTGAGCGCAGTAGTACCGCCAAGGCATACCTCAGACCTGTCATGGGACGTAATAACCTTCATGTCTCTATGAATTCACATGTCaccaag ATTATTATAAAAGACAAAAAAGCCTTAGGTGTATGGTTTGTTCGCGACAACATAAAGCATGAGATAATGGCTAACAAAGAAGTTATCGTTTCCGCCGGAGCTGTTAACTCCCCCCAAATACTAATGCTTTCAGGAATTGGACCAAAAGAACACCTTGAATCATTAGAG ATTCCAGTTGTTGCTGATCTTCCGGTAGGGAAAAATTTGCAGGATCATATTATGACGTTATTAGAATTTCATGATAATACGACGCGAGTGGCTACCCAGCCCAAACTTGCATCGCCTATGAATATCCTGAAGTACTTATTATTTGGAACGG GTGCATTGAGTAAAACGCATGCTGAAGGAACAGCGTTTCTTGGGAGCGATAGAAGTATTTCTCCAGAAATCCAGCTTCATTTTCTCACCTATAGTTATCACCCAGAAGATACAGATGTGTTCTTAGAATTCtataacattgataaaaaa ATGAAAGAGGGCAAGAAAAAGGAGTACCAGCGAAAGATAGACAGAAACATAGAGACATTCACTATACTCTCGATTCTACTCCATCCTAAGAGTAGAGGTACGATAAGTCTTAAAAGTGCTGACCCCTTTGATCCACCGATCATTGACCCAAACTACCTTGACCATCCAGATGATATAAAAACGTTAATAAACG GGATACGAGAGGTATTGAAGTTGGGCGACACGgtaacttttaaaaagattggtgccTCTTCCCAGGATCCGCTGGAGTTGTATGCCCCGCAATGCGAAAGTCACACACCTAACTCCGACGATTACTGGATATGTAGAATTAGACACTACACTTATACACTGTATCATCCTACATCTACATGTAGAATGGGGTCTAAAGATGACCCGACGGCAGTAGTAGATCCAGAACTAAG ATTGAGAGGCATAGACAACCTACGCGTCGTTGATGCATCTGTCATGCGAAACGCAATATCTGGAAATACAAACGCTCCTACAATCATGATAGCGGAAAAGGCAGCTGACATGATAAGAAATATCAATAGTGTGACATCCATGAGAGAAAAAACTGATAAGTTGTGA
- the LOC105328212 gene encoding uncharacterized protein isoform X2 has product MGSERRWFNYWKNKASEEINKNRESLHLNGRVYGTYVTTVFLLDTSANMAGKGLAQMKTAFKDIIHEFSQHPSITENVTVITCGRDVKVLQYYSANYTEISECVAPYCSMGSFDIRTKIVIITCGKPTAFDSENDSGIFGDTDLSIPDIQNPYGLNKIKESIINLVMMIGRYNPIFVIPVGDEPDICFLGTMIMGCHGGKIIPLHEARQFGRYALNIILASKATQRHPKEANISKEKIKMEVSGLQNVSEKDLEDVCEIIEKKHAYRSSSCIEKEIEESEEGEFQEKYAHMPNVGTRVQRGPDWRWKNQDGLGAGTVIGHSEKFGWVNVEWDTGLTMPYRYGNNGMITAYDIEPCNEPRILEDQPIAVGCLVRRGPDWKWGDQDGGEGNIGAVYRLKTPSEVYVRWPNGKKSNYRFGYRNCYDVEICDPFDPDIDEMLKKQIQCSQTRHTKEINTERQNITSASLCSTGALTLTITKRKQGTDVSSHGRSGGGCVFKNTSSKSIENVWQWRSPSNTWNDFPKDANDSIVDVFTKGKGTSVIVNLQGQLCRVNLKNNSMVNTITKETFDIRLWNEDNI; this is encoded by the exons ATGGGATCAGAAAGACGTTGGTTTAATTACTGGAAAAATAAGGCATctgaagaaataaataaaa ATAGAGAAAGCTTACATTTAAATGGCCGTGTTTATGGTACGTATGTCACAACTGTCTTCTTACTGGATACATCGGCAAACATGGCGGGGAAAGGTCTGGCACAAATGAAAACAGCGTTCAAGGATATCATTCATG AGTTCTCTCAGCATCCATCAATAACAGAGAATGTGACAGTGATAACGTGTGGACGTGACGTCAAAGTCCTCCAATATTACTCCGCGAACTACACAGAGATATCAGAGTGTGTcg CTCCTTATTGCTCAATGGGATCATTTGATATTCGAACCAAAATAGTCATTATAACCTGTGGTAAACCTACAGCTTTTGACAGTGAAAACGACAGCGGTATTTTTGGGGATACGGACCTAAGTATTCCGGATATTCAAAATCCGTATGGCCTTAACAAA ATAAAAGAGTCAATAATTAACCTAGTAATGATGATAGGCAGGTATAACCCAATCTTTGTCATTCCTGTAGGAGATGAACCTGACATT TGTTTTTTGGGAACGATGATTATGGGATGTCATGGTGGCAAAATTATTCCGTTACACGAAGCCAGACAGTTTGGAAGATATGCTTTGAATATA ATCTTGGCATCAAAAGCAACTCAGCGACATCCAAAAGAGGCAAATATCTCCAAAGAAAAGATTAAGATGGAAGTTTCTGGTCTTCAGAATGTGTCtgaaaaagatttg GAAGACGTCTGTGAAATCATAGAAAAGAAACACGCATACAGATCCAGCAGTTGCATCGAAAAGGAAATAGAAGAATCAGAGGAAGGAGAGTTTCAAGAAAAATACGCTCATATGCCGAACGTCGGAACTCGTGTTCAAAGAGGACCAGACTGGAGGTGGAAAAATCAAGATGGACTAGGAGCGGGAACTGTAATTGGGCATTCTGAAAAAT TTGGATGGGTCAACGTTGAATGGGACACTGGGCTTACAATGCCTTATAGATATGGAAACAACGGAATGATTACTGCATACGATATTGAACCCTGCAATGAACCTAGAATTCTTGAGGACCAGCCAATTGCTGTTGGATGTCTTGTCCGCAGAG GTCCTGATTGGAAGTGGGGTGACCAAGATGGTGGAGAGGGTAACATTGGAGCAGTTTATCGTCTTAAGACACCATCAGAAGTATAT GTCCGATGGCCCAATGGAAAAAAGAGCAATTACAGATTTGGATATAGAAACTGTTACGATGTGGAAATATG cGATCCATTTGATCCAGACATCGACGAAATGCTAAAGAAACAAATACAGTGTTCTCAAACAAGACACACAAAGGAAATAA atACTGAAAGACAGAATATTACAAGTGCGTCATTGTGCTCAACCGGTGCTTTGACTTTAACAATTACAAAACGTAAACAAGGAACAGATGTATCTAGTCATGGTAGAAGCGGTGGAGGATGTGTTTTCAAAAACACGAGCAGTAAATCGATAGAAAATGTTTGGCAATGGCGATCACCAAGTAATACATGGAATGATTTTCCAAAGGATGCGAATGACTCCATAGTGGATGTGTTTACAAAAGGCAAAGGGACAAGCGTCATTGTTAATCTCCAAGGACAACT ATGCAGGGTTAATCTGAAGAACAATTCCATGGTAAACACTATAACCAAAGAAACATTTGACATAAGACTGTGGAATGAAgacaatatttaa
- the LOC105328212 gene encoding uncharacterized protein isoform X1, with amino-acid sequence MGSERRWFNYWKNKASEEINKNRESLHLNGRVYGTYVTTVFLLDTSANMAGKGLAQMKTAFKDIIHEFSQHPSITENVTVITCGRDVKVLQYYSANYTEISECVDDIKCSGGSPLGAGIIFCNSGIWSAPYCSMGSFDIRTKIVIITCGKPTAFDSENDSGIFGDTDLSIPDIQNPYGLNKIKESIINLVMMIGRYNPIFVIPVGDEPDICFLGTMIMGCHGGKIIPLHEARQFGRYALNIILASKATQRHPKEANISKEKIKMEVSGLQNVSEKDLEDVCEIIEKKHAYRSSSCIEKEIEESEEGEFQEKYAHMPNVGTRVQRGPDWRWKNQDGLGAGTVIGHSEKFGWVNVEWDTGLTMPYRYGNNGMITAYDIEPCNEPRILEDQPIAVGCLVRRGPDWKWGDQDGGEGNIGAVYRLKTPSEVYVRWPNGKKSNYRFGYRNCYDVEICDPFDPDIDEMLKKQIQCSQTRHTKEINTERQNITSASLCSTGALTLTITKRKQGTDVSSHGRSGGGCVFKNTSSKSIENVWQWRSPSNTWNDFPKDANDSIVDVFTKGKGTSVIVNLQGQLCRVNLKNNSMVNTITKETFDIRLWNEDNI; translated from the exons ATGGGATCAGAAAGACGTTGGTTTAATTACTGGAAAAATAAGGCATctgaagaaataaataaaa ATAGAGAAAGCTTACATTTAAATGGCCGTGTTTATGGTACGTATGTCACAACTGTCTTCTTACTGGATACATCGGCAAACATGGCGGGGAAAGGTCTGGCACAAATGAAAACAGCGTTCAAGGATATCATTCATG AGTTCTCTCAGCATCCATCAATAACAGAGAATGTGACAGTGATAACGTGTGGACGTGACGTCAAAGTCCTCCAATATTACTCCGCGAACTACACAGAGATATCAGAGTGTGTcg ATGACATAAAGTGCAGCGGAGGAAGTCCATTGGGAGCAGGAATAATATTTTGCAACTCGGGCATCTGGTCAG CTCCTTATTGCTCAATGGGATCATTTGATATTCGAACCAAAATAGTCATTATAACCTGTGGTAAACCTACAGCTTTTGACAGTGAAAACGACAGCGGTATTTTTGGGGATACGGACCTAAGTATTCCGGATATTCAAAATCCGTATGGCCTTAACAAA ATAAAAGAGTCAATAATTAACCTAGTAATGATGATAGGCAGGTATAACCCAATCTTTGTCATTCCTGTAGGAGATGAACCTGACATT TGTTTTTTGGGAACGATGATTATGGGATGTCATGGTGGCAAAATTATTCCGTTACACGAAGCCAGACAGTTTGGAAGATATGCTTTGAATATA ATCTTGGCATCAAAAGCAACTCAGCGACATCCAAAAGAGGCAAATATCTCCAAAGAAAAGATTAAGATGGAAGTTTCTGGTCTTCAGAATGTGTCtgaaaaagatttg GAAGACGTCTGTGAAATCATAGAAAAGAAACACGCATACAGATCCAGCAGTTGCATCGAAAAGGAAATAGAAGAATCAGAGGAAGGAGAGTTTCAAGAAAAATACGCTCATATGCCGAACGTCGGAACTCGTGTTCAAAGAGGACCAGACTGGAGGTGGAAAAATCAAGATGGACTAGGAGCGGGAACTGTAATTGGGCATTCTGAAAAAT TTGGATGGGTCAACGTTGAATGGGACACTGGGCTTACAATGCCTTATAGATATGGAAACAACGGAATGATTACTGCATACGATATTGAACCCTGCAATGAACCTAGAATTCTTGAGGACCAGCCAATTGCTGTTGGATGTCTTGTCCGCAGAG GTCCTGATTGGAAGTGGGGTGACCAAGATGGTGGAGAGGGTAACATTGGAGCAGTTTATCGTCTTAAGACACCATCAGAAGTATAT GTCCGATGGCCCAATGGAAAAAAGAGCAATTACAGATTTGGATATAGAAACTGTTACGATGTGGAAATATG cGATCCATTTGATCCAGACATCGACGAAATGCTAAAGAAACAAATACAGTGTTCTCAAACAAGACACACAAAGGAAATAA atACTGAAAGACAGAATATTACAAGTGCGTCATTGTGCTCAACCGGTGCTTTGACTTTAACAATTACAAAACGTAAACAAGGAACAGATGTATCTAGTCATGGTAGAAGCGGTGGAGGATGTGTTTTCAAAAACACGAGCAGTAAATCGATAGAAAATGTTTGGCAATGGCGATCACCAAGTAATACATGGAATGATTTTCCAAAGGATGCGAATGACTCCATAGTGGATGTGTTTACAAAAGGCAAAGGGACAAGCGTCATTGTTAATCTCCAAGGACAACT ATGCAGGGTTAATCTGAAGAACAATTCCATGGTAAACACTATAACCAAAGAAACATTTGACATAAGACTGTGGAATGAAgacaatatttaa